Proteins encoded within one genomic window of Kibdelosporangium phytohabitans:
- a CDS encoding DUF3117 domain-containing protein, which produces MAAMKPRTGDGPLEVTKEGRGIVMRVPLEGGGRLVVEMTPDEASALGDALKAAAG; this is translated from the coding sequence ATGGCGGCCATGAAGCCCCGGACCGGTGACGGTCCCCTCGAGGTGACTAAGGAGGGTCGGGGCATCGTGATGCGCGTCCCGCTGGAGGGTGGTGGACGCCTGGTGGTGGAGATGACACCGGACGAGGCCAGCGCCCTCGGCGACGCGTTGAAGGCTGCCGCAGGCTGA
- a CDS encoding leucyl aminopeptidase family protein → MPEIEVAATPRRGVPAVVLAHPGDDSPEFGPGGADLTAEWATALGLTGKAGEVNLAADHAAGVRWVAGIGEGAAADWRKTGAALVRAFEARAETDSDAGRKVARSLQLTLPEGTTEDQISALVLGVSLGGYRYKVSSAEKPRLKLLRLVTAEDLRPAVDRALAYAQGTAATRDMGNTPSNVKNPAWLAAAAVKLAAQLPGLKVEVRDEHWLAEQGFGGLLAVGGGSASPPRFVELTWRPARAEGPHIAYVGKGITFDTGGISLKPADGMHLMRTDMCGGASVIAALVTIARLGLPVRVTGLVPIAENHVSGSSYRPGDVVRHYDGQTTEVTNTDAEGRMVLADAIGYAVRRVKPDLIVDVATLTGAMKVSLGVRTGGLFSTDDALAARITDAGTRSGEAWWRMPLLADLEDEVVSEIADWRQCPPGPGGITAALFLRKFTADIPWAHMDIAGPARAEKTYDEVVPGATGFSTRTLVELAASYTR, encoded by the coding sequence ATGCCCGAGATCGAGGTAGCCGCCACGCCACGCCGTGGTGTGCCCGCCGTGGTCCTGGCACACCCGGGCGACGACTCGCCGGAGTTCGGGCCAGGCGGCGCGGACCTGACCGCGGAATGGGCGACAGCGCTCGGGCTGACAGGCAAGGCAGGCGAGGTGAACCTCGCAGCCGACCACGCGGCGGGCGTCCGCTGGGTGGCCGGGATCGGCGAAGGAGCAGCGGCGGACTGGCGCAAGACAGGCGCGGCGCTGGTGCGTGCCTTCGAAGCCCGCGCGGAGACAGACTCCGACGCAGGCCGCAAGGTCGCACGTTCCCTGCAGCTGACGCTGCCGGAGGGCACGACAGAGGACCAGATCTCCGCGCTGGTGCTGGGCGTTTCGCTGGGCGGCTACCGGTACAAGGTGTCGTCGGCGGAGAAGCCCCGCCTGAAGTTGCTCCGCCTGGTGACAGCGGAAGACCTGCGCCCCGCAGTCGACCGCGCACTGGCGTACGCGCAGGGCACAGCGGCCACACGTGACATGGGCAACACGCCGTCGAACGTGAAGAACCCAGCCTGGCTGGCCGCGGCAGCGGTGAAACTGGCGGCGCAACTGCCAGGCCTGAAGGTGGAAGTACGCGACGAGCACTGGCTGGCCGAGCAAGGATTCGGCGGCCTGCTGGCCGTGGGCGGAGGATCAGCGAGCCCACCGAGGTTCGTGGAACTGACCTGGCGACCGGCCCGAGCGGAAGGGCCGCACATCGCCTACGTCGGCAAAGGCATCACGTTCGACACCGGCGGGATCTCACTGAAGCCCGCGGACGGCATGCACCTGATGCGCACGGACATGTGCGGCGGAGCATCGGTCATCGCAGCACTGGTGACCATCGCGCGCCTCGGCCTGCCGGTACGCGTGACAGGGCTGGTGCCGATCGCCGAGAACCACGTGTCGGGCTCGTCCTACCGGCCGGGAGATGTGGTTCGTCACTACGACGGCCAGACAACAGAGGTGACGAACACCGACGCGGAAGGCCGGATGGTCCTGGCCGACGCGATCGGCTACGCCGTCCGGCGCGTCAAGCCCGACCTGATCGTGGACGTGGCAACGCTGACAGGGGCGATGAAGGTGTCCCTCGGCGTACGAACAGGTGGCCTGTTCAGCACAGACGACGCCCTGGCCGCACGAATCACCGACGCGGGAACCCGATCGGGTGAGGCATGGTGGCGGATGCCACTGCTGGCGGACCTGGAAGACGAAGTAGTCAGCGAGATAGCGGACTGGCGCCAGTGCCCCCCAGGTCCAGGAGGCATCACAGCAGCGCTGTTCCTGCGCAAGTTCACCGCAGACATCCCATGGGCCCACATGGACATCGCAGGCCCAGCGCGTGCAGAGAAGACCTACGACGAGGTCGTGCCAGGAGCAACCGGCTTCTCAACCCGAACCCTGGTAGAGCTGGCAGCGTCCTACACCAGATGA
- a CDS encoding LysR family transcriptional regulator has product MPIVNLSTTKDVKQPQMIRPIRYGEAIDTEMNESLAASIAPRLEMLRLLATEGNVTRVAAQMDVPQPTVSRWLAALSTEVGAPVVVRDGRGVQLTRAGHLLAAAAASAMTALETGTRQVLEEIDPDRGRVVLGFLHMLGRSLVPELLRAYRFTHPQVRFGLRQSSRAEIIAWMESGEVDLALYSPPPTAPDLAWVPVQEQELKLVLPDTHKLANRTEVEVAEVANEDIVGLEHGFGMRQITDDLCEAAGFSPRMAFEGQESDTVRGLVLSGLGVAVLPEAELLTPGLVEISLRPRVHRTLALVWPAHDQLSPAVRSFRDFSLSQRTDR; this is encoded by the coding sequence ATGCCAATCGTCAACCTGTCCACGACCAAGGACGTTAAGCAGCCGCAAATGATACGTCCAATACGGTATGGTGAAGCAATCGATACGGAAATGAATGAATCTTTGGCCGCGTCCATCGCGCCGCGGCTGGAGATGCTGCGTCTACTGGCAACCGAAGGCAACGTCACGCGCGTAGCCGCACAGATGGACGTGCCGCAGCCAACCGTGAGCCGCTGGCTGGCCGCGCTGTCCACGGAGGTCGGCGCACCCGTGGTCGTAAGAGACGGCCGCGGCGTCCAACTGACCAGAGCAGGACACCTGCTGGCAGCAGCGGCGGCATCAGCGATGACCGCCCTGGAAACCGGGACGAGACAGGTGCTCGAGGAAATCGACCCGGACAGAGGACGGGTGGTCCTCGGCTTCCTGCACATGCTCGGCCGGTCACTGGTGCCGGAACTGCTGCGGGCGTACCGCTTCACCCACCCGCAGGTCCGATTCGGACTGAGGCAGTCATCGAGGGCGGAGATCATCGCCTGGATGGAATCCGGCGAAGTCGACCTGGCCCTCTACAGCCCACCGCCGACAGCACCGGACCTGGCATGGGTCCCGGTGCAGGAGCAGGAACTCAAACTCGTCCTCCCCGACACCCACAAGCTGGCGAACCGGACAGAGGTGGAAGTGGCGGAAGTAGCGAACGAGGACATCGTCGGCCTGGAACACGGCTTCGGCATGCGCCAGATAACCGACGACCTGTGCGAAGCAGCCGGATTCAGCCCGAGGATGGCATTCGAAGGACAGGAATCGGACACGGTTCGCGGTCTGGTGCTGTCCGGATTGGGCGTCGCCGTCTTGCCTGAGGCGGAGCTGCTGACACCGGGGCTCGTGGAGATATCGCTGCGTCCGCGCGTTCACCGGACGCTTGCCCTCGTTTGGCCTGCTCACGACCAGCTGAGTCCTGCCGTCCGCAGCTTTCGCGACTTCTCGTTGTCGCAGCGCACCGATCGGTGA
- a CDS encoding MFS transporter, whose amino-acid sequence MDRLTIGMAAGGLASFALLYAPQPVLPLLAQEYQITPGHAALTVGVATGALAVAVLPMSLLSEVVGRRPVILGSVIVSTLIGLLLPFVGGFQFLVVLRAIQGVALAGFPAVAMAYLADRGRLKAIGMLIAGNTFGGMAGRLLAGQVGSYRVGVGLVAVVAAMATGLLIWALPKGGETPSKRMTGGLKSAVSQPLLWSLYAVAFLSMGAFVALYNAIGFRLAAPPLELSPQLASLVFLAYAIGGLNSATLGSQSNRQRVLFGMLGLTAVGIVVTIPTNVVTIAIGFVLLTAGWFAGHAAAGAWVNAEAPSKGPASGLYTGAYYAGASIGGTAGTSIYAAWGWNVLVLVSLSWLSLGSLGIWLALRRNTRSSAKNLSRNTGAPLAR is encoded by the coding sequence GTGGACAGGTTGACGATTGGCATGGCTGCCGGTGGGCTCGCGAGTTTCGCGCTTCTCTACGCTCCGCAGCCGGTTCTCCCGCTGCTCGCGCAGGAGTACCAGATCACCCCTGGGCACGCCGCGCTCACCGTCGGGGTCGCCACCGGCGCTCTGGCTGTCGCCGTCCTGCCGATGTCGTTGCTGTCCGAAGTCGTCGGTCGCCGCCCGGTCATCCTCGGTTCTGTCATCGTTTCCACGCTTATCGGGCTTTTGCTGCCGTTCGTCGGCGGATTCCAGTTCCTCGTCGTTCTCCGGGCGATTCAGGGGGTCGCGCTCGCCGGTTTTCCGGCCGTCGCGATGGCGTATCTCGCCGACCGCGGACGGCTGAAAGCAATCGGCATGCTCATCGCGGGCAACACCTTCGGCGGAATGGCCGGCCGATTGCTCGCCGGGCAAGTCGGGTCCTACCGCGTTGGCGTCGGACTTGTCGCGGTTGTCGCCGCGATGGCCACCGGCCTGCTCATCTGGGCGCTGCCCAAGGGCGGCGAAACGCCGTCCAAGCGAATGACCGGCGGACTCAAGTCCGCTGTCAGTCAGCCGTTGCTGTGGTCACTCTATGCCGTCGCGTTCCTCAGCATGGGTGCGTTCGTCGCGCTGTACAACGCGATCGGATTCCGGCTGGCCGCCCCGCCGCTGGAACTCAGCCCGCAGCTCGCGTCCCTGGTCTTCCTCGCGTACGCGATCGGCGGCCTCAACTCGGCCACCCTCGGCAGCCAGTCGAACCGGCAGCGAGTCCTCTTTGGAATGCTCGGCCTCACCGCGGTCGGGATCGTCGTCACCATCCCGACCAACGTCGTGACGATCGCGATCGGCTTCGTCCTGCTCACCGCCGGCTGGTTCGCCGGGCACGCCGCTGCGGGCGCATGGGTGAACGCGGAGGCGCCCAGCAAGGGACCGGCGTCAGGGTTGTACACGGGCGCGTACTACGCCGGTGCCTCCATCGGCGGCACGGCCGGTACGTCGATCTACGCGGCGTGGGGCTGGAACGTGCTCGTGCTGGTCTCGTTGTCCTGGTTGTCGCTCGGGTCGCTGGGGATCTGGCTCGCCTTACGGCGGAACACGCGGTCCAGCGCGAAGAACTTGAGCAGGAACACCGGCGCGCCGCTGGCCAGGTAG
- the glgA gene encoding glycogen synthase — MRIGLLTREYPPEVYGGAGVHVGFLVPRLRELIEVDVHAFGAPRADAHSHVPAPGLEHANAALRTLSVDLAMTAATEGVDLLHSHTWYANMAGHLGKILHGVPHVVTAHSLEPRRPWKAEQLKGGYRLSSWVERTAYEAADAIVAVSEGMRTDVLDCYPALDPARVHVVRNGIDTNAYHPVTETDALEHYGIDPNRPIVAFVGRITRQKGVGHLIAAGHSIDPDAQLVLCAGAPDTPEIAEETKQAVSGLAANRPGVYWIQQMLQPAEVRQILSHATAFVCPSVYEPLGIVNLEAMACGTAVVASDVGGIPEVVTDGRTGLLVHYDEHNVEDFRAGLAAKVNELVGDPARAAAMGEAGRDRAVRDFAWSTVAQQTVDVYRSVLPEGILSE; from the coding sequence GTGCGAATCGGTCTGCTGACACGCGAGTACCCGCCTGAGGTCTACGGCGGGGCAGGCGTGCATGTCGGTTTTCTCGTCCCGCGGCTGCGTGAACTGATCGAGGTGGACGTCCACGCGTTCGGTGCGCCGAGGGCGGATGCCCACTCCCACGTGCCCGCGCCCGGCCTGGAACACGCCAACGCGGCGCTGCGGACGTTGTCGGTGGATCTGGCGATGACGGCGGCGACCGAAGGCGTGGACCTGCTTCACTCGCACACCTGGTACGCGAACATGGCGGGTCATCTCGGCAAGATCCTGCACGGCGTGCCGCACGTGGTGACCGCGCACTCGTTGGAGCCGCGCCGGCCGTGGAAGGCCGAGCAGCTCAAGGGCGGGTACCGGCTGTCCTCATGGGTCGAGCGCACGGCCTACGAGGCCGCTGACGCAATCGTCGCGGTCAGCGAGGGCATGCGGACGGACGTGCTCGACTGCTACCCCGCGCTGGATCCCGCACGTGTGCACGTGGTCCGCAACGGCATCGACACGAACGCGTACCACCCCGTCACCGAGACGGACGCGCTCGAGCACTACGGCATCGACCCGAACCGGCCGATCGTGGCGTTCGTGGGCCGCATCACCAGGCAGAAAGGCGTCGGGCACCTGATCGCGGCCGGGCACAGCATCGACCCGGACGCCCAGCTCGTGCTGTGCGCGGGCGCGCCGGACACGCCCGAGATCGCCGAGGAGACGAAACAAGCCGTGTCCGGGCTCGCGGCGAACCGGCCCGGCGTGTACTGGATCCAGCAGATGCTGCAACCGGCCGAGGTGCGGCAGATCCTCAGCCACGCGACGGCGTTCGTGTGCCCGTCGGTGTACGAGCCGCTGGGCATCGTGAACCTGGAGGCCATGGCGTGCGGCACCGCCGTCGTCGCGTCGGACGTCGGCGGGATCCCTGAGGTCGTCACCGACGGGCGCACGGGCTTGCTCGTGCACTACGACGAGCACAACGTCGAGGATTTCCGGGCGGGCCTGGCCGCGAAGGTCAACGAGCTGGTCGGCGACCCGGCGCGGGCCGCGGCGATGGGCGAGGCCGGACGGGACCGCGCGGTGCGTGACTTCGCGTGGTCGACCGTCGCGCAGCAGACTGTCGACGTCTACAGGTCGGTTCTGCCTGAGGGCATCCTCAGTGAATAA
- the glgC gene encoding glucose-1-phosphate adenylyltransferase: MTGQPKVLGIVLAGGEGKRLWPLTADRAKPAVPFAGNYRLVDFVLSNLVNAGYHKLCVLTQYKSHSLDRHISTTWRLSNILGQYVTPVPAQQRLGPRWYTGSADAIFQSLNLVYDERPDHIAVFGADHVYRMDPSQMVAQHIDSGLGVTVAGIRVPRSEAHAFGCIDSDETGKITRFLEKPKDPPHVPGDPDVTFASMGNYVFRTEVLLEALRADAANPDSDHDMGGDIIPMLVDDANAAVYDFDDNVVPGATERDRGYWRDVGTLDAYYDAHMDLVSVHPVFNLYNQAWPIRTATPPLPPAKFVNSGSATESIVGPGTIVSGASVRESVVSADVAVEDGAVVEGSVLLPGVRIGKGAVVRRAILDKNVVVADGAQIGVDIEADRERYTVSAGGVIVLGKGAQVLP, from the coding sequence GTGACAGGCCAGCCGAAGGTACTCGGGATCGTGCTGGCGGGCGGCGAGGGCAAACGCCTCTGGCCCCTGACCGCGGACCGCGCCAAGCCAGCTGTTCCGTTCGCCGGGAACTACCGGCTAGTCGACTTCGTACTGTCCAACTTGGTCAACGCGGGGTATCACAAGCTCTGCGTGCTGACCCAGTACAAGTCGCACTCGCTGGACCGGCACATCTCCACGACGTGGCGGTTGTCGAACATCCTCGGCCAGTACGTCACCCCGGTCCCGGCGCAGCAGCGCCTCGGCCCGAGGTGGTACACCGGCAGCGCGGACGCGATCTTCCAGTCGCTCAACCTGGTCTACGACGAACGGCCCGACCACATCGCGGTCTTCGGCGCCGACCACGTGTACCGGATGGACCCGTCCCAGATGGTCGCCCAGCACATCGACTCCGGCCTCGGCGTGACCGTCGCGGGAATCCGCGTGCCGCGCTCGGAGGCGCACGCCTTCGGCTGCATCGACTCGGACGAGACGGGCAAGATCACCCGCTTCCTGGAGAAGCCGAAGGACCCGCCGCACGTCCCCGGCGACCCGGATGTGACGTTCGCCTCGATGGGCAACTACGTGTTCCGGACCGAGGTGCTGCTGGAGGCGCTGCGGGCGGACGCGGCGAACCCCGACTCCGACCACGACATGGGCGGCGACATCATCCCGATGCTCGTCGACGACGCCAACGCGGCCGTCTACGACTTCGACGACAACGTCGTGCCCGGCGCGACCGAACGCGACCGCGGTTACTGGCGTGACGTGGGGACGCTCGACGCCTACTACGACGCCCACATGGACCTCGTCTCCGTGCACCCGGTGTTCAACCTGTACAACCAGGCCTGGCCGATCCGGACCGCGACGCCGCCGCTGCCGCCCGCGAAGTTCGTGAACTCGGGCTCGGCGACGGAGTCCATCGTCGGGCCGGGGACGATCGTGTCCGGCGCGTCGGTGCGGGAGTCCGTGGTCAGCGCGGACGTCGCAGTGGAGGACGGTGCCGTTGTCGAAGGCAGCGTGCTGCTGCCGGGCGTGCGGATCGGCAAGGGCGCGGTCGTACGGCGGGCGATCCTGGACAAGAACGTGGTGGTCGCGGACGGCGCCCAGATCGGCGTGGACATCGAAGCCGACAGGGAGCGGTACACCGTCAGCGCGGGCGGCGTGATCGTCCTCGGCAAGGGAGCCCAAGTATTGCCTTGA